A genomic region of Castor canadensis chromosome 16, mCasCan1.hap1v2, whole genome shotgun sequence contains the following coding sequences:
- the Blvrb gene encoding flavin reductase (NADPH) isoform X2, with product MSEGARNIVAAMKAHGVDKVVACTSAFLLWDPTKVPPRLQDVTDDHIRMHKVLQESGLKYVAVMPPHIGDQPLTGAYTVTLDGRGPSRVISKHDLGHFMLHCLTTDEYNGHSTYPSHQYD from the exons ATGTCCGAGGGTGCCCGAAACATTGTGGCAGCCATGAAAGCTCATGGAGTGGACAAGGTCGTGGCCTGCACCTCGG CCTTCCTGCTATGGGACCCAACAAAGGTGCCCCCACGCCTGCAGGACGTGACTGACGACCACATCCGGATGCACAAGGTGCTGCAGGAGTCAGGTTTGAAGTACGTGGCTGTGATGCCGCCACACATAG GGGACCAGCCGCTAACTGGGGCCTACACAGTGACACTGGATGGACGAGGGCCCTCAAGGGTCATCTCCAAACATGACCTGGGCCACTTCATGTTGCACTGCCTTACCACCGATGAGTACAATGGTCACAGCACCTATCCATCCCACCAGTACGACTAG
- the Blvrb gene encoding flavin reductase (NADPH) isoform X1, producing MAVKKIAIFGATGKTGLTTLAQAVQAGYEVTVLVRDSARLPSEGPQPAHVVVGDVLRAADVDKTVAGQDAVIVLLGTGSDLSPTTVMSEGARNIVAAMKAHGVDKVVACTSAFLLWDPTKVPPRLQDVTDDHIRMHKVLQESGLKYVAVMPPHIGDQPLTGAYTVTLDGRGPSRVISKHDLGHFMLHCLTTDEYNGHSTYPSHQYD from the exons ATGGCTGTTAAGAAGATCGCGATCTTCGGTGCCACCGGCAAGACTGGGCTCACCACCCTGGCGCAGGCGGTACAAGCAG GTTACGAAGTGACCGTGCTGGTGCGAGACTCCGCCAGGCTGCCGTCGGAGGGCCCCCAGCCGGCCCACGTGGTAGTGGGTGACGTTCTGCGGGCAGCTGATGTGGACAAGACGGTTGCCGGGCAGGATGCTGTCATTGTGCTGCTGGGCACTGGCAGTGACCTCA GTCCCACTACAGTGATGTCCGAGGGTGCCCGAAACATTGTGGCAGCCATGAAAGCTCATGGAGTGGACAAGGTCGTGGCCTGCACCTCGG CCTTCCTGCTATGGGACCCAACAAAGGTGCCCCCACGCCTGCAGGACGTGACTGACGACCACATCCGGATGCACAAGGTGCTGCAGGAGTCAGGTTTGAAGTACGTGGCTGTGATGCCGCCACACATAG GGGACCAGCCGCTAACTGGGGCCTACACAGTGACACTGGATGGACGAGGGCCCTCAAGGGTCATCTCCAAACATGACCTGGGCCACTTCATGTTGCACTGCCTTACCACCGATGAGTACAATGGTCACAGCACCTATCCATCCCACCAGTACGACTAG
- the Sertad3 gene encoding SERTA domain-containing protein 3 isoform X2, whose product MVGGVKRKHSDLEEEEETEKWDWSPAGLQSSQQALLRISLDKVQRSLGPRSPSLLRHVLIHNTLQQLQAAIRLAPAPALPPEPLFLGEEDFSLSTTIGSILRELETSVDETEPPQNPVAAPGFQNEVLPQPDPVFLEALSSRYLGDSGLDDFFMDIDTSVVEKEPALASPEPPHSLFCAPGSWEWNELDHIMEIILGS is encoded by the coding sequence ATGGTGGGAGGGGTGAAGAGGAAACACTCAGatttggaagaggaggaggagactgaGAAGTGGGACTGGAGTCCAGCTGGCCTTCAGAGCTCCCAGCAAGCCCTGCTGCGCATCTCCTTAGACAAAGTCCAGCGCAGCCTGGGCCCCCGATCCCCCAGCCTCCTCAGGCACGTCCTCATCCACAACACCCTGCAACAGCTTCAGGCTGCCATTCGCCTGGCTCCAGCACCTGCCCTGCCCCCAGAGCCTCTCTTTCTGGGCGAGGAGGATTTCTCGCTGTCCACCACCATCGGTTCTATCCTTAGGGAGCTAGAGACCTCCGTGGATGAGACAGAACCACCCCAGAATCCAGTGGCTGCCCCAGGCTTCCAGAATGAAGTACTGCCCCAACCTGATCCAGTCTTCTTAGAAGCTCTGAGCTCTCGGTACCTGGGAGACTCTGGCCTGGATGACTTCTTTATGGACATTGACACATCTGTAGTGGAAAAGGAGCCTGCACTGGCCTCCCCGGAGCCACCACACAGCCTCTTCTGTGCCCCGGGGTCCTGGGAGTGGAATGAACTGGATCACATTATGGAAATCATTCTGGGGTCCTAA
- the Sertad3 gene encoding SERTA domain-containing protein 3 isoform X1 has product MQDSVLYTCVGIMVGGVKRKHSDLEEEEETEKWDWSPAGLQSSQQALLRISLDKVQRSLGPRSPSLLRHVLIHNTLQQLQAAIRLAPAPALPPEPLFLGEEDFSLSTTIGSILRELETSVDETEPPQNPVAAPGFQNEVLPQPDPVFLEALSSRYLGDSGLDDFFMDIDTSVVEKEPALASPEPPHSLFCAPGSWEWNELDHIMEIILGS; this is encoded by the exons ATGCAGGACTCTGTACTCTACACTTGTGTG GGCATCATGGTGGGAGGGGTGAAGAGGAAACACTCAGatttggaagaggaggaggagactgaGAAGTGGGACTGGAGTCCAGCTGGCCTTCAGAGCTCCCAGCAAGCCCTGCTGCGCATCTCCTTAGACAAAGTCCAGCGCAGCCTGGGCCCCCGATCCCCCAGCCTCCTCAGGCACGTCCTCATCCACAACACCCTGCAACAGCTTCAGGCTGCCATTCGCCTGGCTCCAGCACCTGCCCTGCCCCCAGAGCCTCTCTTTCTGGGCGAGGAGGATTTCTCGCTGTCCACCACCATCGGTTCTATCCTTAGGGAGCTAGAGACCTCCGTGGATGAGACAGAACCACCCCAGAATCCAGTGGCTGCCCCAGGCTTCCAGAATGAAGTACTGCCCCAACCTGATCCAGTCTTCTTAGAAGCTCTGAGCTCTCGGTACCTGGGAGACTCTGGCCTGGATGACTTCTTTATGGACATTGACACATCTGTAGTGGAAAAGGAGCCTGCACTGGCCTCCCCGGAGCCACCACACAGCCTCTTCTGTGCCCCGGGGTCCTGGGAGTGGAATGAACTGGATCACATTATGGAAATCATTCTGGGGTCCTAA